A genome region from Gemmatimonadota bacterium includes the following:
- a CDS encoding phospho-sugar mutase, producing MTIHQQIENWTAENRISAAAFQGLSQWLIDPEFADFVPEIQLLIEDGDIDELEDAFRTHIEFGTGGIRGKMGPGPNRINLRTIGEAAQGLAQYILKSGIEDARDMGVVIAYDTRNNSDVFARETASIIAGNGVVARLFDGPRATPHLSFALRQIGAVAGVVISASHNPPSDNGFKACWIDGGQVVPPHDKNIIAEVGAVKGLDRVDYAEGVERGLIEVIHAEIDAQYIDKLADLSLCDARDVSVVYTPLHGVGSTSVVPALEKLGYSHLRVVEAQDVPDGNFPTVAGGVANPEDPGALSLAIEDARQVWADIVLASDPDADRLGCALPDPQRGWDADPEDLAINGNQIGAVLCYYILSSLRDQGKLPDKGVVCKTIVTTDLISLIARDFGLIPVDNLLVGFKYIGDVINSLADDETFVFGTEESHGYLFTDFVRDKDAAVAAVLLAECAAQLKRQGRTLRDYLDDIYRAFGYFCEVQKSTYREGARGNEEIAQIMNGLRQYPPAEIGGHKVVEVIDRQTNTVRNVQAGSTRTIQGAMGNVLAFTLSEKGHTRVTARPSGTEPKIKYYVSATSADRADLAGEDLEQTRQNVDQFAQEIVNGMLVSAECALKEVRSKK from the coding sequence ATGACGATACACCAGCAGATCGAGAACTGGACGGCGGAGAACAGGATTTCTGCCGCGGCATTTCAAGGACTTTCGCAATGGCTTATTGATCCAGAGTTTGCCGATTTTGTTCCGGAAATTCAATTGCTTATCGAAGATGGAGATATAGACGAACTCGAGGATGCTTTTCGCACCCATATCGAGTTTGGTACGGGGGGTATTCGGGGTAAGATGGGGCCGGGTCCCAATCGGATCAATTTGAGGACGATTGGAGAGGCGGCGCAGGGTTTGGCGCAATATATACTCAAGTCGGGTATTGAAGATGCCAGAGATATGGGTGTGGTGATCGCATACGATACGCGCAATAATTCGGATGTTTTTGCGCGGGAGACAGCTTCGATTATTGCGGGTAATGGTGTTGTCGCGCGTCTGTTTGACGGTCCTCGGGCTACGCCTCATCTTTCTTTTGCACTGCGTCAGATAGGGGCTGTTGCAGGAGTGGTTATTAGCGCGAGTCACAATCCTCCGTCGGATAATGGTTTTAAGGCGTGCTGGATCGACGGCGGGCAGGTGGTTCCGCCGCACGATAAGAATATTATTGCCGAGGTTGGTGCTGTTAAGGGCCTCGATAGGGTTGATTATGCGGAGGGGGTAGAACGGGGATTGATTGAGGTGATTCATGCAGAGATCGATGCGCAATATATTGACAAGCTGGCTGACCTTTCCCTTTGCGATGCCCGCGATGTAAGTGTTGTATATACGCCGCTGCACGGCGTTGGTTCAACGAGTGTTGTGCCCGCGCTCGAGAAGTTGGGATATTCCCATTTGCGCGTTGTTGAGGCGCAAGATGTTCCGGATGGCAATTTTCCTACGGTGGCAGGGGGTGTGGCAAATCCCGAAGATCCAGGTGCGCTTTCTCTGGCGATTGAAGATGCAAGACAGGTTTGGGCTGATATTGTTCTGGCGAGCGATCCAGATGCCGATCGTCTGGGTTGTGCGCTGCCCGATCCGCAGAGGGGATGGGATGCCGACCCGGAAGATCTCGCGATTAATGGCAATCAGATTGGCGCTGTTTTGTGTTATTATATTTTGTCTTCGCTCAGGGATCAGGGCAAATTGCCCGATAAGGGGGTTGTGTGCAAGACGATTGTTACGACGGACCTCATTAGTCTTATTGCGAGGGATTTTGGTTTGATACCTGTTGACAATCTGCTCGTTGGATTTAAATATATTGGTGATGTGATTAATAGTCTGGCAGATGATGAGACTTTTGTGTTTGGTACGGAAGAGAGCCACGGTTATTTGTTTACCGATTTTGTGCGCGATAAGGATGCGGCTGTTGCTGCGGTTTTGCTCGCGGAGTGCGCGGCTCAGCTCAAGAGGCAAGGTCGCACGTTGCGGGATTATCTGGATGATATTTATCGCGCGTTCGGATATTTTTGCGAGGTGCAGAAATCGACGTATCGAGAAGGCGCACGGGGCAATGAGGAGATTGCCCAGATTATGAATGGTCTGCGCCAATATCCGCCTGCTGAAATTGGCGGTCATAAGGTGGTTGAGGTTATTGATCGCCAGACGAATACTGTGCGCAATGTTCAGGCGGGTTCTACGCGCACGATTCAGGGTGCTATGGGCAATGTTCTCGCTTTTACCTTGTCGGAGAAAGGGCACACGCGGGTTACTGCTCGGCCTTCTGGTACAGAACCCAAGATCAAGTATTATGTTTCGGCGACTTCGGCTGATCGCGCAGATCTGGCTGGGGAGGATCTGGAGCAGACAAGACAAAATGTCGATCAGTTCGCTCAGGAGATCGTCAATGGGATGCTTGTTTCAGCAGAGTGCGCGTTAAAGGAAGTAAGAAGTAAGAAGTGA
- a CDS encoding dihydroxy-acid dehydratase has product MTQSTDTGINRNLTSYGDPEFSKYIRRAFLAAAGYDGEDVDRPVIGIASTASDYNPCHGHMPDLIEAVKRGVFEGGGLPFVFPTLSLNEIFFSPTTMLFRNLLSMETEELITAQPMDAVVLMGGCDKTVPAQLMAAASANIPAVQVVSGAMRTGSWQGERLGACTDCRRYWAQYRAGELSDEQIEGVTQSLCSTPGTCMVMGTASTMASVVETLGLMVSGGASPLSGTGDRLRVGVRSGRMAVALARAGRRPVQLLTRASFLNALAVLHALGGSTNAIVHLLAIARRAGTRLTLEDMHEMSQRVPLLVDCKPAGVGYMEDFHEAGGVPALLKALASLLDCSVPTIAGQALGDYLKTVQPPQSWQSTIRTLDNPLGATGALIVVRGNLAPDGAVLKVAAASPELLAHRGPAVVFDSAEDASARIDDPSLNITSDHVMILRNAGPVGDGFPEAGSLPIPKYLAQRGVKDMVRISDARMSGTSYGTVVLHCSPEAATGGPLAFVRDGDMVELNARERRIDLLVNEAELARRREAFVPAPIPERGWRHLYAKCVLPAHLGADLDFL; this is encoded by the coding sequence ATGACCCAATCGACAGATACAGGTATTAACCGGAATTTGACGAGTTACGGCGATCCGGAATTTAGTAAGTATATTCGCAGGGCTTTTCTCGCGGCTGCGGGATATGACGGCGAGGATGTGGATCGTCCCGTTATTGGAATTGCTTCGACGGCTTCTGATTATAATCCCTGCCACGGGCATATGCCGGATTTGATCGAGGCGGTCAAACGCGGGGTTTTTGAAGGCGGTGGCCTGCCTTTTGTGTTTCCCACGCTTTCGCTGAATGAGATTTTCTTTTCGCCTACGACGATGCTTTTTCGGAATTTGCTGTCTATGGAGACCGAGGAACTGATTACGGCGCAGCCTATGGATGCGGTGGTGCTGATGGGGGGGTGCGATAAGACTGTGCCTGCGCAGTTGATGGCTGCTGCTTCGGCTAATATTCCAGCTGTTCAGGTGGTGTCTGGCGCGATGCGGACCGGTTCGTGGCAGGGTGAGAGGTTGGGCGCGTGTACAGATTGCCGCCGTTATTGGGCGCAATATCGCGCAGGGGAACTGAGCGATGAGCAGATCGAAGGTGTGACGCAGTCGCTTTGCAGTACGCCGGGGACGTGTATGGTTATGGGGACTGCTTCGACGATGGCGAGTGTGGTGGAGACGCTGGGTTTGATGGTTTCTGGTGGTGCGTCACCGCTTTCGGGTACGGGAGATCGCCTGCGCGTAGGTGTGCGGTCTGGACGCATGGCTGTTGCTCTTGCTCGCGCGGGACGGCGTCCTGTACAATTGCTCACGCGGGCGTCGTTTCTCAATGCGCTCGCGGTGCTCCACGCGCTGGGTGGTTCTACGAATGCGATTGTTCATCTTCTGGCGATTGCGCGGCGGGCGGGGACTCGGCTGACTCTGGAAGATATGCACGAGATGTCGCAACGGGTGCCGTTGCTGGTGGATTGCAAGCCCGCAGGTGTGGGTTATATGGAGGATTTTCACGAGGCGGGTGGCGTTCCCGCGTTGCTCAAGGCGCTGGCGTCTTTGCTGGATTGTTCTGTGCCGACGATTGCGGGGCAAGCGTTGGGCGATTATTTGAAGACGGTTCAACCTCCTCAGTCCTGGCAAAGTACTATTCGCACGCTGGACAATCCACTTGGTGCTACGGGCGCGCTGATCGTGGTTCGCGGCAATCTGGCGCCGGATGGGGCTGTGCTGAAGGTTGCTGCGGCGTCTCCCGAATTGTTGGCGCACCGGGGCCCCGCGGTTGTTTTTGATTCTGCTGAGGATGCATCTGCGCGGATTGATGATCCTTCTCTCAATATTACGTCCGATCATGTGATGATTTTGCGTAATGCCGGTCCCGTGGGGGATGGGTTCCCCGAGGCGGGGTCTTTGCCCATTCCCAAATATCTTGCGCAAAGAGGGGTCAAAGATATGGTGCGGATTTCCGATGCGCGCATGAGTGGGACGTCTTATGGTACGGTGGTGTTGCACTGTTCTCCCGAGGCGGCGACAGGGGGACCGCTTGCTTTTGTGCGCGATGGCGACATGGTTGAGTTGAATGCAAGAGAACGCCGCATTGATTTGCTGGTCAATGAGGCAGAGCTTGCGCGTCGCCGCGAGGCTTTTGTTCCTGCGCCAATTCCCGAGCGCGGATGGCGACATTTGTATGCCAAATGCGTTTTGCCCGCTCATCTCGGCGCAGACCTGGATTTTTTGTGA
- a CDS encoding CehA/McbA family metallohydrolase → MADYQPLDLSALCNAGLEVLGANAKAPIGKQLFRGLPFLVNDDGSNCFIALDEASGRVTIPINESVRRVIIAHRLLDSDLMEGGPLGETVAHYLFRMAEGEEFRIPIRERFEIAHLSSGGAPFVAFSDQNDQLLPRYEGRWADMGRRQTEVSRGSARGYFLWAWENPQPDRIVESLEIIPNGPRFIIAGVTLSHLEEYPFVRHGKREARLILTHPEDAERPFDLSVEVDRGTATYVHPLPEASADDFVNDDFAGWGEAQNPKSSPAYVEVAATPSATMTVKQGEEKVGEVKWGDVEEKKVVETPRMRVELLDRGRNWVHVTVLDDDTGKPIPCRVHFRSPEGIPYQPYGHHNQVNSNLDSWHVDIGGDLRLGQITYAYIDGRCQGWLPRGEVIVDVARGFEYEPVRTRVKIEPGQRELTLRLKRWIHMNEGGWYSGDSHVHFLSTQGSHTESQGEDLNIVNLLPSQWGNLFTNTEDFTGRPSISQDGNNIVYVGQENRQHFLGHLILWGLKEPVMPWCSDGPGESELGGTLEITMSDWADQCHAQGGSVIVPHLPNPNGEPAALIATGRVDGVEMLRHAPFNHLEYYRYLNCGYRLPLVGGTDKMSSDVPVGIYRTYAYLPDGEFTYDNWCKSVSQGRTFHSGGPIIHLTADGHQVGDTMQLSGAGTVEVEAWVESIFPIHTLEIVQAGRVVASTEDNKGARRLALKAKVKVDGHTWIAARCAGPNYTSVPHHDGWGRGIFAHTSPIYIACGGEWWMFDLEAAQYMLTLIDGDLAYIRQTAARHTSGTATHHHGELDHLAYLERPFVEARAAIHRRMHQLGIPH, encoded by the coding sequence ATGGCAGATTATCAACCTCTCGATTTGTCGGCGTTGTGCAATGCGGGGCTTGAAGTTTTGGGCGCGAATGCGAAGGCTCCCATAGGCAAACAATTATTTCGCGGTTTGCCGTTTTTGGTAAATGACGATGGTTCGAATTGTTTTATCGCGCTGGATGAGGCTTCTGGTCGCGTGACGATTCCGATCAATGAGTCGGTACGCCGCGTGATTATTGCCCATCGATTGCTGGATTCCGATCTGATGGAGGGCGGTCCGTTGGGAGAGACTGTGGCGCATTATCTGTTCCGGATGGCGGAGGGTGAAGAATTCCGCATTCCCATCCGCGAGCGATTTGAGATTGCACATTTATCCAGCGGTGGTGCGCCCTTTGTCGCATTTTCGGACCAGAACGACCAGCTATTGCCGCGTTACGAAGGGAGATGGGCGGATATGGGGCGACGTCAGACCGAGGTGTCGCGCGGGTCGGCTCGCGGTTATTTTTTGTGGGCGTGGGAGAATCCTCAACCGGATCGCATAGTCGAGTCGCTGGAGATTATTCCGAATGGTCCGCGTTTTATTATCGCCGGTGTTACGCTTTCTCATCTTGAGGAGTATCCTTTTGTGCGACACGGGAAGCGGGAGGCGCGTCTGATCCTGACCCATCCCGAAGATGCGGAAAGACCGTTTGACCTTAGTGTGGAGGTGGATCGGGGGACGGCAACTTATGTGCATCCACTGCCCGAAGCGTCTGCCGATGATTTTGTCAATGATGATTTCGCCGGTTGGGGAGAAGCGCAGAATCCCAAATCGAGTCCGGCTTATGTCGAGGTCGCTGCCACGCCTTCGGCTACGATGACGGTGAAGCAGGGCGAGGAAAAGGTGGGCGAGGTCAAGTGGGGTGATGTGGAGGAGAAGAAGGTGGTGGAGACGCCGCGCATGCGCGTGGAACTCCTGGATCGGGGGCGGAACTGGGTTCACGTTACTGTTCTCGATGACGATACGGGGAAGCCCATTCCTTGCCGCGTCCATTTCCGCTCGCCCGAGGGGATTCCCTATCAGCCTTACGGGCATCACAATCAGGTTAATTCCAATCTCGATAGCTGGCATGTTGATATTGGTGGCGATCTCAGGCTGGGACAAATTACCTACGCGTATATCGACGGTCGTTGCCAGGGGTGGTTGCCGCGCGGTGAGGTCATTGTGGATGTCGCCCGGGGATTTGAGTATGAGCCGGTGCGGACACGGGTGAAGATCGAACCGGGACAGCGCGAACTGACTTTGCGTCTCAAGCGATGGATTCACATGAACGAGGGGGGATGGTATAGCGGGGATTCGCACGTTCACTTTCTCTCGACGCAGGGAAGTCATACGGAGTCTCAGGGGGAGGATCTCAATATCGTTAATTTGCTTCCGTCGCAGTGGGGCAATCTTTTTACCAATACGGAGGATTTTACGGGCAGGCCGAGTATTTCGCAAGATGGGAATAATATCGTCTATGTCGGTCAGGAGAATAGGCAGCACTTTCTGGGGCATCTTATCCTGTGGGGTCTCAAAGAGCCGGTGATGCCGTGGTGCAGTGACGGTCCCGGTGAGTCCGAGCTGGGTGGGACGCTGGAGATTACGATGAGTGATTGGGCGGATCAGTGTCATGCGCAGGGCGGTTCGGTTATTGTTCCGCATCTTCCGAATCCGAATGGGGAGCCTGCGGCGCTGATTGCCACGGGGCGCGTGGATGGCGTGGAGATGCTGCGTCATGCGCCGTTTAATCATCTGGAATACTATCGCTATCTCAACTGCGGTTACCGCTTGCCTCTGGTTGGTGGGACGGATAAGATGAGTAGCGATGTGCCCGTTGGTATTTACCGCACGTATGCCTATTTGCCCGATGGGGAATTTACCTACGATAATTGGTGCAAGAGTGTGTCGCAGGGTCGAACATTTCACAGCGGGGGTCCCATCATTCATCTCACCGCAGATGGACACCAGGTTGGCGATACGATGCAGTTGTCGGGGGCTGGTACGGTGGAGGTCGAGGCGTGGGTGGAGAGTATTTTCCCGATTCATACGCTCGAGATCGTTCAGGCAGGGCGCGTCGTTGCTTCGACGGAGGATAATAAAGGTGCGCGGCGACTGGCGTTGAAGGCGAAGGTGAAGGTGGATGGGCATACGTGGATTGCCGCCCGATGTGCCGGTCCCAATTATACCAGCGTTCCCCATCACGATGGCTGGGGACGGGGGATTTTCGCCCATACGTCGCCGATTTATATCGCCTGCGGTGGCGAGTGGTGGATGTTCGATCTGGAGGCTGCCCAGTATATGCTGACGCTTATTGATGGCGATCTGGCGTACATCCGTCAAACCGCTGCCCGGCACACCTCCGGTACGGCGACGCACCATCACGGTGAGTTGGACCATCTCGCGTATTTGGAACGTCCCTTTGTCGAAGCCCGTGCAGCGATTCACCGAAGGATGCATCAGTTGGGGATACCGCATTGA
- a CDS encoding leucine-rich repeat domain-containing protein produces MFGRKGLLFFVLFVLLMCTGQAIAGPNANASPDFDGDGVVGIPDFLLFVDRFGSSRSDGTYEAKYDLDGDGVIGIPDFLIFVDNFGKEVPPSRDDEVVVIADANLRAAIETELDKASGATITRGDMATLTRLEAENSNISDLAGLEFAICLTRLNLGYEIVERRAVNSNTISDLSPLSGLTSLTNLNLSYNSISNLSQLSGLTSLTELNLVGNSITNISPLSGLISLTELRLYYNSISDISDLSGLTSLERLDISRNSVFDISALSGLTSLESLRLGGNSISDISDLSGLTSLTYLILHNNNISNISALSGLMSLERLNLHDNYISDLSALSGLTSLTWINLYNNSISDLLPLVANTGLGSGDEVELRNNPLSDTSIYTHIPVLRSREVTVNYGAF; encoded by the coding sequence ATGTTTGGAAGAAAAGGGTTATTATTTTTTGTCCTATTTGTGTTGTTGATGTGTACCGGTCAAGCAATTGCTGGTCCCAATGCGAATGCTTCTCCAGACTTTGATGGGGATGGTGTGGTTGGTATTCCCGATTTTTTGCTATTTGTAGATCGGTTCGGGTCCAGTCGGAGCGATGGGACTTATGAAGCGAAATACGATCTGGATGGGGATGGTGTGATTGGTATTCCCGATTTTCTGATTTTTGTGGATAACTTCGGCAAAGAGGTGCCTCCCTCTCGTGATGATGAGGTGGTTGTCATTGCAGATGCGAATCTGCGCGCTGCAATTGAAACGGAGCTTGACAAGGCGAGCGGTGCGACGATCACCAGGGGGGATATGGCGACCTTAACCCGTCTTGAAGCAGAGAACTCGAATATTAGCGACTTGGCAGGGCTGGAGTTTGCAATCTGTCTGACAAGACTGAATCTCGGTTATGAGATAGTAGAAAGGCGTGCGGTCAATAGTAACACAATCTCAGACCTTTCCCCACTGTCGGGATTGACGAGTCTAACAAATCTGAATCTTTCCTACAACTCTATCTCAAACCTTTCCCAGCTGTCCGGATTGACGAGTCTGACAGAGCTGAATCTTGTAGGCAACTCGATCACAAATATTTCGCCACTGTCTGGTTTGATCAGTCTGACAGAGCTGCGTCTTTACTACAACAGCATCTCAGACATCTCTGATCTGTCGGGATTGACCAGTCTGGAAAGGCTGGATATTAGTCGCAACTCTGTCTTTGATATATCAGCGCTGTCGGGATTGACCAGTCTGGAAAGTCTGCGTCTTGGTGGCAACTCTATCTCAGACATCTCTGATCTGTCGGGATTGACGAGTCTGACATATCTGATTCTTCACAATAACAACATCTCAAACATCTCAGCTTTGTCGGGATTGATGAGTCTGGAAAGGTTGAATCTTCACGACAACTATATCTCTGATCTATCTGCACTGTCGGGATTGACGAGTCTGACATGGATTAATCTTTACAACAACAGCATCTCTGACCTTTTGCCATTGGTAGCAAATACGGGATTGGGAAGTGGAGATGAGGTTGAGTTGAGGAATAACCCACTGAGTGACACATCAATCTACACGCATATTCCAGTTCTTCGGAGCAGAGAGGTTACTGTGAACTATGGTGCGTTTTAG